The Candidatus Cloacimonadota bacterium genome includes the window GATGCAATTGCAGCAATCCCGGATATTGTTGGAGATGGTTCAATGGAAATGGTAGTTGGTGGAAGAAATGGCTGGGTATATTGCTATTCTGGTGGACTTGATGCAATAGTTGGTGTTGATGAGCAACAAACCCAGAATGATAATTTTATATTGTTGAAAAATTATCCAAATCCGTTCAGTAGTTCAACTACAATTTCTTTTAATTTAGCCACAAAACCACACGAAAATGCACAAATAAAAATTTATAATATAAAAGGTCAGTTAATAAAGAATTTCGAACTCCGAACTCCGAATTCCGAACTTACAAAGATTGAATGGAACGGAAAAGATCAGTCAGGTAATTCTGTTTCAAATGGTGTTTATTTCTATCAATTGGAATCTAAAAATTATAAATCTGATATTAAGAAAATGATTATACTTCGCTAATCCCGATGTATCGGGATGTATAATAAATTGTGATAAGATAATAGATTTTGAAATCATTCATAGGCGGAATAGAAATATTCCGCCTTTTTATTGACATAATAATATTGTATTTTTTGATTTTCCAAAATAATTATTTCTTGGAGAAGATGTGCGGTATTGTAAATTTCTAATAATTTTTATAGCGTTGTCTTTATTATTCTCAATTGTAGGTGAATTAAAAGCACAAGATGTAGTTTCTGCAAAAATTGAACCTGAAACAATCAAAATAGGACAAAAAGGTCAAATTAGTGTTAATTTTTTAATTCCTCCCGGACATCATCAAAGTCTGGAAAAGGATTATTTTTTTATCAAACCTGAAGAGAGGAGAGGTATACATTTTGAACCTACTATTTATCCAGCCCGTCTTGGCTTGGCAAAGCCGGGACAGGAAGGTAAAAAAGATGATAATGGTATTATAAATTATCATAATAAAGTTACATTAACAAAAGAATTTACTATCACTAAAGAGATTAAACCTGGCTTCCACCAGATAAAAGTGATAGCTGGATATCAACTTTGTGATGATGCTGGTATGTGCCTTTTTCCCGAAGAAGTTGAATTGGTATTACCTGTTATCTTTGGTAGTATCAGCCAAAAAGATAGTATTCCTACTCTAAAGGAAATAATTTCCACAAAGCATATTACTTCAGACTATGAGTTTAATGAAATAAAGAAATTATTAGATGATTTTGATATTGCAGGTGTTGCAGCAGGATATCAAAAAAGCGATAAGTTTATCTCTTTCTTAGAAAGTGGAACAAATGTGAATTCATCTACTTCAAATCTATTTGCTGGCAAAAGTATTTGGTTGATTATTCTTCTTATTTTAATTGGAGGCATAGCACTTAATCTTACTCCCTGTGTTTTGCCGATGATACCAATTACAATCGCTGTGCTTGGAGCTGGAACCCAGGCAGAATCAAAAAAGAGAGGATTTTTAATTGGAGGAATATATGGATTTGGAATGACATTAGCCTATGGAACGCTGGGGTTAATCGTTGTGCTTACTGGATCGCAATTTGGCACTATAAATTCTTCTCCCTGGTTTAATATTATAATTGCAGCTGTTTTCATTCTTCTTGCACTTGCTATGTTTGATATTATTCCAATAGATTTCTCAAAATTTAGAAGCGGCAATATACAAGGAAAAGGTAGAGGAAAGTTTATAACTGTTTTTGTGCTGGGTATTATTGCAGCAATACTTGCAGGTGCATGTGTCGCCCCTGTCCTGATTTCTGTCATTTTGTATTCTACAACGCTTTATGCCAAAGGAAATTCGGCAGGACTATTGCTACCATTTTTACTTGGAGCAGGAATGGCAATCCCCTGGCCATTTGCTGGTGCTGGTCTTTCATTCCTTCCTAAACCTGGGAAATGGATGGAATTGGTTAAATATATTTTTGGTGTTATTATTTTTATTATAGCAATTTATTACGGTTATACAGGAGTAAAGATATTTCAGAATAGAATGAAGCCTGTAGAACAGGTTGCAGTCACCAAAGAAAAATCCACTCTTCCATGGACATATTCACTTACTGAAGGACTGGAAAAAGCAAGAAAAGAAGGAAAACCCATTATGATTGATTTCTGGGCTACATGGTGCAAAAACTGTTTAGTAATGGATGCTACAACATTCAAAGCTGAAAAGGTTGTTAAAAAACTTGATGATTTCATTGTTGTTAAATATAAAGCAGAAAATCTTAAAAAATCTCCAACAAAAGAAATTCTTGATTATTTTGGAGTGATTGGACTACCGACTTATGTTATGCTTATTCCGAAATAAAATGAATTTACTATAAATTGTTTCACAAAGTAAAAAATGGGTTCTGCAAAATATGGAAAATTCACCTAACTTGTCATTCCCGTGTAGACGGGAATCCAGTAGGAATAAAGGTTTGTGGATTCCCAATCAAGTTGGGAATGACACGCGAATGCTATTTTGCAGAACGCATAAAGTAAAAAAGATATGGAGAAATATGGAATAAATTTATTGACGGTTTTTAGCAAAAATTAACAGTTTTTAAAAAAATGATAGAGTAAGAATATTCCGCCTTTTTTCTATTAGCATCACTATTTTTTGAAGGAAGTTATCAAGATATTCTATAATATTTGACAAAAAATTATTAATCAACAAATTTAACTAAAAGCAGAGCAAGTTAGCTCCGATTAATCGGAGCATTTTTTGTATGAAAAAAATATAGTATGAAAAATAATGAAATTTTAGAAGATATTATTAAAAAAGTATGCAAGAAAATGAATGTGCAACTCTATGATTGGAAATTAAGAGGAATTCGTAGTAATCAGTCTCTGGTCGTCTATATAACCCGGAAAGATGGTGTAACTTTGCATGACTGCCAGAGAGTTAGTCAGGAGATTGAGGATGAATTGGATATGAGAGACATATTTGATTCAAGATATGTTTTGGAAGTTTCTTCTCCTGGACTTAGTAGAAATTTGAATACTCTTCAGCATTTTATTGATGCTGTAGATGAACTGGTTAAGGTTAAATATCTGAATAATAAGAATAAAATAGAGACAGTAAAAGGTATTCTTGCATCGGCTGATGAATGCTCTATCTCTATTAAATTAGATGAGAAAAAAAATATTAATTTATTTTATGAGCAGGTAAAAAACGCAAGAACAGTTTTTAACTGGACCGCTGAATTCTCTAAAAAAGAAAGTAAAAAGAATTAGGGAGCAAAATGGGATTTAATTTGATTGCAATTATTGATGAATTTGCAAGGCTTAAACAGATAAAAAAAGAAGTTATTGCAGATATTATTAAAGATAGTTTAGAAGCAACATTATCAAAGAAATTAAATCCAGATTGTAAACTATCTGTTGAAATTGATTTTGAGGAGAACAAAGTAGTTGCCAGATTATTAGCAAAGGTAGTTGAAGAAGTTAAGAAAAATTTTGATGAAATCAATCTTAAAGATGCTCAAAAGATTATTCCAACCGCACAGGATGATGATTATATTCCAGTTGAAATTCCTATTACTGAATTTGGCAGGAAAACAATTCAATCGGCAAGACAGGCTATTATTACCAAGATAAGGGAGTCAGAAACTGAAAAAATCAAAGTTGATTATGAAAAACAGAAAGGACAAATTGTATCAGGTATTGTAAAAAAAGTGGAATATAATGGTTATATCGTTGATATAGGTTTCACAGAAGGGCTACTCCCAACCGAAGAGCAAGTTGAGACTGAATTTTATAAAATCGGTGATTATATTAAGGCATATATTGCTAATATTAGACATCAAAAAGGAAGAGTAAGGGTAATACTTTCAAGGAGGAGACCAGAGTTTATTATAAAATTATTTGAAAGTGAGATTCCAGAAATTTTGGACGGGGATGTTGTGATTAAGAAAATCGTAAGAGAGCCAGGATATAGAACCAAAGTTGCTGTTTATAGTACTAACAAGAATATTGATGCATTTGGAAGTTGTGTTGGGCCAAAAGGTATGAGAATAGAAGAGATAAAAAGGGAACTTCACGGAGAACAGGTTGATATAATTGTTTGGAGTGAAAATCATGAGCAACTCATTAAGAATAGTATTGGAAGTGAGTTGGTAAAAAGGGTCTATTTAGCTGATAAAGGGAAATTCGCCCAAATAATTACTGATGAAAAAAACAAAAATATTGCAATTGGCAAAGGTGGTAAAAATATCAAATTAGCCGCAAAACTTACTAATTATAAATTGGATGTTTTATTAGAAGATGAATATGAAGAAATCTCAGCTAATGAACGCAGAATTACAAGCACAGTCTTTGAACTTGAAGGTGTTACTGAAAACATTGGAATGATATTACATAATGCAGGTTATACCTCTGTTCAAGACATCCATCTTGCTTCTATGCAAGAACTTTGCCAGATTGAAGGAATTGGTGTAAAAATAGCTGAAAAAATTAAAGAGTCTGCCAGGTATTTTTAACCCTGTTAAAATAGGCTAAATTCAAATATATGAAAGTAATAATTCAGATAAGAGTTCTAACAGGGCGAGATGGTGAATAAAGCAAGTAATGCAGGACATATTCCAAAGCGGACTTGCGTTATCTGCAAAAGAAAAAGAGAGAAATCAAATTTAGCAAGATTTGTAATAAAAAATGATTCTATTGTTTTCTATTACAAACAAAAAATGCATGGCAGAGGATATTATTGTTGTTCAGATGTAAATTGTATGAATAAACTTGAAAAATGGATGAAAAAAAGAAAGAAAAAATAATTAACTTATTAAGACTGGCAAGAAAGGCTAAAGCAGTTGCTTTCGGCAGAATAGCAGTGAAAAAGAGCATTGCCGGCAGTAACACCAGCTTGATATTTTCAGGAAAGAGGAATAGTAATTTTCTACGACGAAACTGTGAGATATGTAAGCAAAAAGGTATTCAAATTTCCTACCTTTTTCCCGATGAAGAATTAAGTAAGATTTTTGGCAGACAAAAATTGACATTAGTAGCTATTAATAACAAAGACTTTACCAAAGGTATTAAGATAATTTTAGATAGTTGAAGGAAATAAATGGATCAAATAAGAGTTTATGAGTTTGCGCGAGAATTAAAAATTTCCCCACAAGCATTGATGTCAATTCTAAGGGATATGAAAGTGGTGGTAAAAAGCCATATGAGCTATATTGATGAAAAGTCTGTTGAAAAGATTCAGAAAATGTTTTCTGAGCAAATGAAAGCCGCAAGCACAAGACAAAAGCAAAGAAAAAGCTATCAGGAGCAGTTGCGTTCTAAAAGATTTAAAGAGTCTAGAAAATATGAAAGAGCAGAGGTTGCTGGTACTGAAACTAAAATCCCAAAAGAACCATCAAAAAAGACAGAGACCGCAAAACCATCTCCTAAAACAACAAAGGTAAAGGAAACACCATCCATATCAGAAAAGAGGCCTTATCCATCAAAACCTGCAAAAGAGAAGAAAAAAGAAAAAGTTAGATATAAAGACAAGAAAGCAAGACTTCGTGAAGAACGAGAAAGAAAATTTTTTGACCAGCAACAAATAAAAGGAAATATTAAAGCAACGCTTACAAAAGATGTAAAAGTAAAAAAGCGTAAGAAAGGAAAAATAGCAGGAGAACAGAAAACGCAAAAAATTGTAATTAGCGAATTTACTTCAGCTTCTGAATTAGCGAAAATTATGGGTAAAAATCCAATTGAGATTGTTGCCAAATTTATGGAGCTTGGGAAAATGATTACGATCAATCAAAGATTGGATAAAGATTCATTAATAATGATCTGTGATGAATTCAATTTTGAAGTTGAATTTGCTGAGCAATACGGAAGGGATATTTTGTCTTTAGAACGAAAAGAGACAAAGAAAGAAAAAATAAAAATACGACCACCAGTAGTTGCTGTTATGGGTCATGTTGACCACGGGAAGACATCAATACTTGATTGCATAAGGAAAAGTAATGTTATTGCTGGTGAGGCTGGTGGAATAACTCAGCATATAGGAGCATATCAAGTAGAATTTCAGAATAAAAAAATTACTTTTATTGATACACCAGGTCATGAAGCTTTCACTGCTATGCGAGCCAGAGGTGCAGATATTACTGATATTGCTATAATTGTAATAGCCGCTGATGATGGGGTTATGCCCCAAACAATTGAAGCGATTGACCATGCAAAAGCCGCTGATATACCTTTAATTATAGCAATTAATAAAATTGATTTGCCCAATGCAGACCCAGAGAAAGTAAAAATTCAACTCGGAAAGCAAAATGTTAGATTGCAAGGTTGGGGTGGGCCTGTAGAGTATGTTGAATGTTCTGCGAAAACCGGAGAAGGAATTGATAATTTGTTAGACACAGTTCTCTTAGTTGCTGAGGTTGAAGAATTATCAGCAAGGTATTCAGGTAATGCAGAAGGGGTTGTTGTTGAGGCAAAATTGGACAAAGGCAAGGGACCAGTAGCTACAATATTGGTGCAAAATGCTGTTTTAAAAACTGGTGATTTTGTAATATGCGGTGCTCAATTTGGAAAAATTCGGTTACTGCTTGATGAACGGGGGCAACCTGTGCCTATTTGCTATCCATCTGGAGTTATTCAGATTTTAGGTTTAAATGGAATTCCACAAGCGGGTGATACTCTAAATGTTGTGCGTGATGAAAAAATTGCAAGAGATATAACATCTAAAAGACAATACATTATTAGACAACGACAGATAGCAAGTGGCAAAGGTGTAACTTTGGATAATCTCTTTGACCGAATTCAGCAAAGCGAGTTGAATGTCCTTAATGTTATCGTAAAAGCAGACACAGATGGTTCCGTTGAAGCGATTTGCGATGCTCTTCAAAAAATACAATCTAAAGAGATAAAAGTCAATATTGTTCACAAAGCAGTTGGCGGAATCGTTGAGGCTGATGCAGACCTCGCAGCTGCTTCAAACGCAATTGTTATCGGCTTTCATGTCCGTCCAAATGCTGAAGCAAGAAAATCTGCTGAACTCAATAAGGTTGAAATACGATTATATGATGTTATTTTTGAAGCAATTGATGATGTGAAAAAATCCCTTGAAGGTTTACTGGCACCTGTCATTCATGAAGAAATTATTGGGACAGCAAAGGTTAAGCAAATTTTCAAAATATCTAAAGTTGGCGTTGTCGCCGGATGTTATGTAACAGAAGGGAAAATTATTAATGGTGCCTTTGTAAGACTTTTCCGTGAAGAAATCAAAATTTACGAAGGGAGAATAGCCTCTCTTAAAAGATTTCAGAATGAAGTAAAAGAAGTTCACGAAGGTCAAGAGTGTGGAATCGTTATTGAAAACTTTAATGACATCAAGGTTGATGATATCATAGAAGCTTATATAAAAACAGAAGAAAGAAAAAAAATAGAATAACCTAAATTAATGCCTGTAAAAAGTATAATCGTTGAACTTTACCTGCCCTTATCAAAATCTTTAAAAAATAAAAGAAGTATTGTAAAAAGCATAACACAGAGAATCCATAATAAATATAATGTTTCAATTGCTGAGATTAATAATAATGAGAAATGGAAAAATGCTACAATCGGTATTTCTATAATTGCCAATGAAATGTTATATATTGAAAAAAAATTATCCGATGTTATCCATTTTATTGAAGACACTTATATGGATGTTGAGATAACTAAAATTGAGGATTACTATTAATGGCACAATTCCGTCAGAATAGATTGAGTTCCCTTATTAAGCAAACCGTTGCAAAAATAGTTCGGTTTGATTTACGCGATAAAAGAGTAAAAAGTGTTGTAATTAAGGATGTAAGAGTCTCAGCAGATTTGCATTATGCAACAATATATTTTTCAATCTTAGATGGTGATATGGGAAAAAAGTCGGCTCAAAAAGGTTTAGATAGAGCTACGAAATATATCAGAATGAAATTGGCTAAATCCCTTAACCTAAAATATACTCCAGAATTGAATTTTGTTTATGATACAATATCTCAAAATGCTCGTTCCATAGAAAGGCTCATAGAAGAAGAACGAAAAAAATATGACATTAGATGAATTTAAGACTGAATTAAAAAACCTTATTTATACTAATCAAAATTTTGTTATAACAACACATGAGAATCCAGATGGTGACGCTATTGGTGCACAATTTGCCATTTATCTATTCCTAAAAAGACATGGCAAAAGTATTAGAATCATAAATCAAGACCTACCTCCAAATAAATATGATTTTCTCGGTTTATCAGATAAAGTTGAAACCCAAATCCCCGACGCTAACAATCAAATTGTCTTTATGCTTGATTATAATGAAAGAAAGAGAGCAGGGAAAAAAATTCAGAATGTGCTTAATAACTATCAGCAATTAGTTTGTATTGACCATCATACCAAACCAGAAAAAGTACCAAATGCTATTTTTTACATTGATACAAATGTTTCTTCAGCGTGTGAGATTATCTATTTGCTCCTAAAAGAGGAAATTAAATATTTTTCATCCCCTTGGAAAAGAAAATTTGCTAATTGCCTTTATACAGGCCTAATTTATGATACTAATAATTTTGCAAATAAGAATGTGTCTCACCAGACATTTACAGTAGCGAGCGAACTGCTTGCCATAGGTGCAGATAATAATCTCTGCTCTCTTAATATCTTTGAAAATAGAAGCACAGATGAATTAAAACTCCTGGGTAATACTTTGTCAACATTGAAATTCCACAAAACAGGACGAAATGTAAGCATTGCTTTTTACATTACGACTCAGAAGATGCTAAAAGGTTGTAATGCAGATATGGAATTGACAGACGGTTTCTCAAAAGAGGTTAAGCCTTCTAATGGACGAGACGTTGTTATTTATTTTCGTGAATTAAATACCGACAATTATCGGGTTTCACTTAGGTCAAAAGATTTGAATGTCCAGAAAATTGCAGAAAAATTTGGCGGTGGGGGACATAAATTGGCAGCAGGCTTTGAAACAAAAATTGAATTGGAAATGTTGAAAAATAAATTGTTTGAACTGATTAACCACGAAGGAAAATGACAAATTTCAATCCCCGATTCCTGAGCTCGTCAGGAACGGGCTTACTCGGGGACAAATTACAAATAATCCGCCATCACCGAAACGGAGTCCCGATAGAATCGGGTCTGGCGGACAAATGCCAAATGAAAGTCATACTTTGTGGTGAAAAATTTGCTTGTGAACAAAAAGTATTTCGGAGTACGAAAACGACTCCCGCTTTCGCGGGAGGAACTTTTCGCTTGTGCTACCTTGCTTAAAGTTCGTCTTCCGATAAATCGGAATCCTCGTTTCAGCACTCCTGTCTATAGTGGTAAAAATCAGCCTATGAACGGTATTTTAAATATAGATAAGCCAGCAGGCATTACATCGTTTGATGTGGTTAGAAAAATCCGTTATCTTACAGGCGTAAAGAAAGTTGGTCATTCAGGTACGCTTGACCCATTTGCAACTGGAGTTCTACTGGTTTTTGTGGGAAGAGAAACGACCAAACACATTTCAAAATTTTCAAATTTAGATAAAGAATATTATGCAAAAGTAAAATTTGGGGAAAAGACAGATACTGCTGACTTAACAGGCAAAGTTATTAAAAGAAAACCTATTCCAGAATTATCAATTTCTCAAATAGAATCAGTTTGCCAAAATTTTATTGGCAAAATTCAACAAATTCCTCCAATGTATTCAGCGATAAAAAAAGATGGAATTCGTCTCTATAAACTTGCGCGAAAGGGAAATACTATTGAAAGAGAACCACGGAGAGTTGAAATAAAAGAATTGGAATTGTTAGAGTATAATAAACCGTTCTTAAAATTTTCTTCAGTTGTATCTAAAGGTACCTATATTCGCACATTAGCAGAAGATATTGCTGAGAAACTTGGCACAATTGGACATTTAGTTGAGTTGCGAAGAATGGGAATAGGGAAGTTCTCTGTAGAAAATGCTTTAAACTTCAATAAATTGACAACCAAAATTGTACAAGAAAACATTGAAAAAGATCTTTTTTTATTTTAAATGAAAAGCATACACAAAATTAAGCATAAATTGAAAAATCTTGTTGTTACTGTTGGCACATTTGATGGGGTGCATCTTGGACATCAGAAGATTATGCAAACTCTTGTGAAAAGAGCAAAAGCAATTGATGGTATTTCAGTTGTAATAACTTATCACCCTCATCCGTTAGAAATTCTGAACAATAAACATTTTCCATATCTGCTTACCGAAAAAATAAAAAAAGAAGAATTTCTCAAAAAGATAGGTATAGAT containing:
- a CDS encoding DUF448 domain-containing protein; amino-acid sequence: MVNKASNAGHIPKRTCVICKRKREKSNLARFVIKNDSIVFYYKQKMHGRGYYCCSDVNCMNKLEKWMKKRKKK
- a CDS encoding cytochrome c biogenesis protein CcdA — its product is MRYCKFLIIFIALSLLFSIVGELKAQDVVSAKIEPETIKIGQKGQISVNFLIPPGHHQSLEKDYFFIKPEERRGIHFEPTIYPARLGLAKPGQEGKKDDNGIINYHNKVTLTKEFTITKEIKPGFHQIKVIAGYQLCDDAGMCLFPEEVELVLPVIFGSISQKDSIPTLKEIISTKHITSDYEFNEIKKLLDDFDIAGVAAGYQKSDKFISFLESGTNVNSSTSNLFAGKSIWLIILLILIGGIALNLTPCVLPMIPITIAVLGAGTQAESKKRGFLIGGIYGFGMTLAYGTLGLIVVLTGSQFGTINSSPWFNIIIAAVFILLALAMFDIIPIDFSKFRSGNIQGKGRGKFITVFVLGIIAAILAGACVAPVLISVILYSTTLYAKGNSAGLLLPFLLGAGMAIPWPFAGAGLSFLPKPGKWMELVKYIFGVIIFIIAIYYGYTGVKIFQNRMKPVEQVAVTKEKSTLPWTYSLTEGLEKARKEGKPIMIDFWATWCKNCLVMDATTFKAEKVVKKLDDFIVVKYKAENLKKSPTKEILDYFGVIGLPTYVMLIPK
- a CDS encoding 50S ribosomal protein L7ae; this translates as MDEKKKEKIINLLRLARKAKAVAFGRIAVKKSIAGSNTSLIFSGKRNSNFLRRNCEICKQKGIQISYLFPDEELSKIFGRQKLTLVAINNKDFTKGIKIILDS
- the truB gene encoding tRNA pseudouridine(55) synthase TruB gives rise to the protein MKNLLVNKKYFGVRKRLPLSREELFACATLLKVRLPINRNPRFSTPVYSGKNQPMNGILNIDKPAGITSFDVVRKIRYLTGVKKVGHSGTLDPFATGVLLVFVGRETTKHISKFSNLDKEYYAKVKFGEKTDTADLTGKVIKRKPIPELSISQIESVCQNFIGKIQQIPPMYSAIKKDGIRLYKLARKGNTIEREPRRVEIKELELLEYNKPFLKFSSVVSKGTYIRTLAEDIAEKLGTIGHLVELRRMGIGKFSVENALNFNKLTTKIVQENIEKDLFLF
- a CDS encoding DUF503 domain-containing protein yields the protein MPVKSIIVELYLPLSKSLKNKRSIVKSITQRIHNKYNVSIAEINNNEKWKNATIGISIIANEMLYIEKKLSDVIHFIEDTYMDVEITKIEDYY
- the infB gene encoding translation initiation factor IF-2; protein product: MDQIRVYEFARELKISPQALMSILRDMKVVVKSHMSYIDEKSVEKIQKMFSEQMKAASTRQKQRKSYQEQLRSKRFKESRKYERAEVAGTETKIPKEPSKKTETAKPSPKTTKVKETPSISEKRPYPSKPAKEKKKEKVRYKDKKARLREERERKFFDQQQIKGNIKATLTKDVKVKKRKKGKIAGEQKTQKIVISEFTSASELAKIMGKNPIEIVAKFMELGKMITINQRLDKDSLIMICDEFNFEVEFAEQYGRDILSLERKETKKEKIKIRPPVVAVMGHVDHGKTSILDCIRKSNVIAGEAGGITQHIGAYQVEFQNKKITFIDTPGHEAFTAMRARGADITDIAIIVIAADDGVMPQTIEAIDHAKAADIPLIIAINKIDLPNADPEKVKIQLGKQNVRLQGWGGPVEYVECSAKTGEGIDNLLDTVLLVAEVEELSARYSGNAEGVVVEAKLDKGKGPVATILVQNAVLKTGDFVICGAQFGKIRLLLDERGQPVPICYPSGVIQILGLNGIPQAGDTLNVVRDEKIARDITSKRQYIIRQRQIASGKGVTLDNLFDRIQQSELNVLNVIVKADTDGSVEAICDALQKIQSKEIKVNIVHKAVGGIVEADADLAAASNAIVIGFHVRPNAEARKSAELNKVEIRLYDVIFEAIDDVKKSLEGLLAPVIHEEIIGTAKVKQIFKISKVGVVAGCYVTEGKIINGAFVRLFREEIKIYEGRIASLKRFQNEVKEVHEGQECGIVIENFNDIKVDDIIEAYIKTEERKKIE
- the nusA gene encoding transcription termination factor NusA translates to MGFNLIAIIDEFARLKQIKKEVIADIIKDSLEATLSKKLNPDCKLSVEIDFEENKVVARLLAKVVEEVKKNFDEINLKDAQKIIPTAQDDDYIPVEIPITEFGRKTIQSARQAIITKIRESETEKIKVDYEKQKGQIVSGIVKKVEYNGYIVDIGFTEGLLPTEEQVETEFYKIGDYIKAYIANIRHQKGRVRVILSRRRPEFIIKLFESEIPEILDGDVVIKKIVREPGYRTKVAVYSTNKNIDAFGSCVGPKGMRIEEIKRELHGEQVDIIVWSENHEQLIKNSIGSELVKRVYLADKGKFAQIITDEKNKNIAIGKGGKNIKLAAKLTNYKLDVLLEDEYEEISANERRITSTVFELEGVTENIGMILHNAGYTSVQDIHLASMQELCQIEGIGVKIAEKIKESARYF
- the rbfA gene encoding 30S ribosome-binding factor RbfA, with the translated sequence MAQFRQNRLSSLIKQTVAKIVRFDLRDKRVKSVVIKDVRVSADLHYATIYFSILDGDMGKKSAQKGLDRATKYIRMKLAKSLNLKYTPELNFVYDTISQNARSIERLIEEERKKYDIR
- a CDS encoding bifunctional oligoribonuclease/PAP phosphatase NrnA, with product MTLDEFKTELKNLIYTNQNFVITTHENPDGDAIGAQFAIYLFLKRHGKSIRIINQDLPPNKYDFLGLSDKVETQIPDANNQIVFMLDYNERKRAGKKIQNVLNNYQQLVCIDHHTKPEKVPNAIFYIDTNVSSACEIIYLLLKEEIKYFSSPWKRKFANCLYTGLIYDTNNFANKNVSHQTFTVASELLAIGADNNLCSLNIFENRSTDELKLLGNTLSTLKFHKTGRNVSIAFYITTQKMLKGCNADMELTDGFSKEVKPSNGRDVVIYFRELNTDNYRVSLRSKDLNVQKIAEKFGGGGHKLAAGFETKIELEMLKNKLFELINHEGK